The window CACCCGCGTGGTGCCGCAGGAGCGGATGGGGGATGTCGTAGAAGGCCTCGCGCGGCATCTGGCGGGCGGGCAACAGGCCTATTGGGTGTGCCCGATGGTGCGCGATAGCGAGGTGGCCGATATCGCCGCCGCCGAAGCGCGCTATGCCGCGCTGAAAGAGCGCTTCGGCGAGGATATCGTGCTGGTCCACGGCCAGCTGCGCCCCGAGGTGAAGGACGCCAACATGGAGCGTTTCGCCAGCGGCAGGGCGAAGCTGCTGGTTGCCACGACAGTGATCGAAGTCGGCGTGGATGTGCCCGCGGCGACGCTGATGGTGATCGAACAGGCCGAGCGTTTCGGCCTCGCCCAGCTGCACCAGCTACGCGGCCGGGTGGGGCGGGGCGCAGAGAAATCCGTCTGTCTGCTGCTGCGCGGAGGCGAATTGTCCGAGACGGGCCGCGCGCGGCTGGCGCTGATGCGCGAGACGCAGGACGGGTTCCGCATTGCCGAGGAAGACCTTGCCCTGCGCGGCGGGGGCGAGCTGCTCGGCACGCGGCAATCGGGAGAGGCGGCGTTCCGCATTGCCAGCCTCGATCAGGTGCAGCGCCTGCTGCCCGCTGCCCATGCCGATGCCCGTCTGCTGATGGAGCGCGACGGCGGCCTTACCTCCCCGCGCGGCGAGGCGGCGCGGTTGCTGCTCTATCTGTTCGAACGGGACTGGGGCGTGCAGCTGCTGCGGGGCGGCTAGAGCCGGACTGCAACGCCCTCTTCGACAAAGCGGCGGGCCAGCGCTTCGGCCGCTGCCGAGATTTCGTCCCACACCTCGGCAAACAGGGCTTCGTCACCGTAATAAGGATCGCGCACCTGCGCGCCCTCGCTGCCCTCCAGCGCGTCCATCAGCATGGCGATATTGGCGGTGGCATCGCGCGGCGCCTGCGAACGGACACCGGCGAGATTTGCCTCGTCCATTACGATGATATGGGTGAAGCGGTAGAAATCCTCGCGCGCGATCTGGCGGGCGATCTGCACGGTGATGTCCACGCCATTGCTGTGCGCAGTGGCAATCGCGCGCGGATCGGGCGGGTTGCCGATGTGGTAGGTCGCCGTTCCGGCCGAATCCACATCGCACTCCAGCCCGTGCCGCGCTGCCGCCGCACGAAACGCGCCTTCAGCCATCGGTGACCGGCAGATATTGCCAAGACACACGAACAGCACAGCGATTTGATGGTGTCCCCTCCCATGCATGGCTGCGGCCTATAGCAGAAAACGAGCGGCAGAAAAGATTGAACTTTTTCAGACATTGTCGTGCTTTACCCATGCCTTTGCCCATCATTTCGGACGCGTGCATCTGGATTATTCGCGGCAATGTCTGCACACCGCCTGCCACCATCGGGAAGGGGACAGATCATGCGCGCATCGCGGCTGGCGACATTGGGGATTTGGGCGAGCCTTACGGCAGCGCCGCTGCAGGCCGGTCCGGTCGAGGATTACGAGGCGCTGCGCGAGGCGATGTGGCAGGCCACCCTCGACAGTTCACCGGGGCTTGCCACCAGCGTCGGAGACCGGCGCGGCGACGGCAAGCTCGGCGATCTCTCGTTGGCCGAATATGATCGCTCGCTGGCCGAGGCGCGGGCCTTTCTGGCGCGGCTCGACGCGATCGACGCCGACGCCCTGCCGCAAGCGCTGAAGGTCGAT is drawn from Erythrobacter sp. and contains these coding sequences:
- a CDS encoding low molecular weight protein-tyrosine-phosphatase; amino-acid sequence: MHGRGHHQIAVLFVCLGNICRSPMAEGAFRAAAARHGLECDVDSAGTATYHIGNPPDPRAIATAHSNGVDITVQIARQIAREDFYRFTHIIVMDEANLAGVRSQAPRDATANIAMLMDALEGSEGAQVRDPYYGDEALFAEVWDEISAAAEALARRFVEEGVAVRL